Proteins encoded by one window of Moorella humiferrea:
- a CDS encoding DUF445 domain-containing protein — translation MLARWIFIPLIGAFIGWMTNVIAIRMLFRPRRPVKILFWTLQGLIPRRKAEIAANIAGVVDKDLLPVKEVLAYFNTPEATAGLTKIVADLVRRRLVERLPSFIPLGLREAAGKAIEETIMKEMPSALEELIEELSRNPASFSIGEILAEKFNKLDIAQMEDVVVTVAGRELRYIEWLGGLLGLLIGVVQAFLAGWR, via the coding sequence ATGCTTGCCAGGTGGATCTTTATCCCTCTTATCGGCGCCTTTATCGGCTGGATGACCAATGTTATAGCCATTAGGATGCTTTTTCGCCCCCGCCGGCCGGTAAAAATTCTTTTTTGGACGCTGCAGGGACTTATACCCAGGAGAAAGGCTGAAATAGCGGCCAACATCGCCGGCGTCGTCGACAAAGACCTACTGCCCGTTAAGGAAGTATTGGCCTATTTTAATACGCCTGAAGCTACCGCGGGGCTGACGAAAATAGTGGCGGATCTGGTCAGGCGACGTCTAGTGGAGCGCCTGCCATCCTTTATTCCCCTAGGTCTCAGGGAAGCGGCGGGCAAGGCGATAGAAGAAACTATAATGAAGGAGATGCCTTCGGCCCTCGAGGAGCTCATTGAAGAGTTGAGCCGCAATCCCGCCTCTTTTTCTATAGGTGAGATTCTCGCCGAAAAATTTAACAAGCTGGATATAGCCCAAATGGAAGATGTAGTTGTAACGGTGGCCGGTCGGGAATTGCGTTATATAGAATGGCTGGGTGGTCTCCTGGGTTTATTGATCGGTGTAGTTCAGGCTTTTCTGGCAGGCTGGAGGTAA
- the ytxC gene encoding putative sporulation protein YtxC, which yields MNITLVTARPIDFLQAEFTHRFGYSVGLHLWQEGGFNFCRCFMETGRGRTAKKDLNSFKEQVAEIVAAFVVERWEMTLLENMLLNMYEGLDAEGVEEICRRARFILDQGENSCLQLQQREEAIAARVQEYFQENSWLNIDGFVRFRLPDYLAELEQVLEEAVDEYLLEKEYDEFIRLLRYFVDAQEPRVEKVHVVLGPGGGFQLYDSENRNLNSDYLEGFVVDMADSELNYEDLLISALITIAPRQVILHTVDKSRHHNAVNTIKSVFGERLIQCGGCSRCQQSLQKR from the coding sequence ATGAATATTACGCTAGTTACTGCCAGGCCCATTGATTTTTTACAGGCCGAGTTTACCCATAGATTTGGTTACAGCGTTGGCCTCCACTTGTGGCAGGAGGGGGGCTTTAATTTCTGCCGCTGTTTTATGGAAACAGGTAGAGGGCGGACTGCAAAAAAAGACCTGAATTCCTTTAAAGAGCAGGTGGCCGAGATCGTGGCCGCCTTTGTTGTCGAAAGATGGGAAATGACTCTACTGGAAAATATGCTTTTAAACATGTATGAAGGCTTAGATGCCGAGGGTGTTGAAGAGATCTGCCGTCGTGCCAGATTTATCCTGGATCAGGGGGAGAATAGTTGCCTGCAGCTGCAGCAGCGGGAGGAGGCTATCGCCGCCCGCGTGCAGGAATATTTCCAAGAAAATTCCTGGCTGAATATCGACGGTTTCGTGCGTTTTCGTCTGCCCGATTATTTAGCAGAATTGGAGCAGGTCCTGGAAGAAGCCGTTGATGAGTACCTATTGGAAAAGGAATATGATGAATTTATCCGCCTTTTACGGTACTTTGTAGATGCCCAGGAACCGAGGGTGGAAAAGGTCCATGTAGTTTTGGGTCCGGGCGGCGGTTTTCAGCTTTATGACAGTGAAAATCGCAATTTAAACAGCGACTACCTGGAGGGTTTTGTCGTGGACATGGCCGATAGTGAGCTTAATTATGAAGACCTGTTAATAAGTGCCTTAATCACCATTGCCCCACGCCAGGTAATCCTCCATACCGTCGATAAAAGCCGCCACCATAACGCCGTGAACACCATAAAAAGCGTTTTTGGGGAACGGCTCATCCAGTGCGGCGGCTGCAGCCGCTGCCAGCAGTCCCTGCAGAAGCGCTGA
- the lipA gene encoding lipoyl synthase codes for MASSFQGGGHRRLPPWLHKRLPSSGNIEATRQLLADLNLNTVCQSALCPNQGECFARRTATFMIMGNTCTRNCRFCAVEHGRPEALDQDEPFRVAEAARRLGLKHVVVTSVTRDDLPDGGAGHFAATISALRAALPQAYIEVLTPDFRGDEKALTTIAFAKPDIFNHNVETVPRLYPEVRPQADYRRSLMVLKKIKDYDPTIYTKSGLMVGLGETADEVLQVMADLRAVGCDILTIGQYLRPSPQHLEIKEFITPETFAWYAEKGREMGFLYVASAPFVRSSYHAAEFSEQVAGKHVP; via the coding sequence ATGGCAAGTTCCTTTCAAGGGGGCGGGCACAGACGCCTGCCCCCTTGGCTGCACAAGCGGCTGCCTTCCTCGGGAAATATAGAAGCCACGCGGCAACTTTTAGCCGATCTCAACCTCAACACCGTCTGCCAGAGCGCCCTCTGTCCCAACCAGGGGGAATGCTTTGCCAGGCGTACGGCCACCTTTATGATTATGGGCAATACCTGCACCCGGAATTGCCGCTTTTGCGCCGTCGAACACGGTCGGCCGGAAGCACTGGACCAGGACGAACCCTTCCGTGTGGCGGAAGCGGCGCGGCGCCTGGGTTTAAAGCATGTGGTTGTAACCTCAGTAACTCGAGACGACCTGCCCGATGGCGGCGCCGGCCATTTTGCCGCTACCATTAGCGCTTTAAGGGCCGCCCTGCCGCAGGCTTATATCGAGGTCCTCACGCCGGATTTCCGCGGCGATGAAAAGGCCCTGACCACTATTGCTTTTGCTAAGCCGGATATATTTAACCATAACGTAGAGACGGTACCCCGCCTCTATCCCGAAGTCCGGCCCCAGGCCGACTACCGACGGAGCCTTATGGTTCTTAAAAAAATAAAAGACTATGACCCGACCATTTATACCAAATCGGGATTGATGGTGGGCCTTGGCGAAACGGCGGATGAAGTTTTACAGGTAATGGCCGATCTCCGGGCGGTAGGCTGTGATATCCTGACCATCGGCCAGTATCTGCGGCCTTCACCCCAACATCTAGAAATAAAAGAATTCATTACCCCGGAAACCTTTGCCTGGTATGCAGAAAAAGGCCGCGAAATGGGCTTTTTATATGTAGCTTCGGCCCCCTTTGTCCGCAGTTCCTACCATGCGGCCGAGTTCAGCGAGCAGGTAGCTGGAAAACACGTCCCTTGA
- the lpdA gene encoding dihydrolipoyl dehydrogenase — protein MGYQIAIIGGGPGGYVAAIRAAQLGAKVVVVEQDALGGTCLNRGCIPTKALLAGAALIKGIQGAAAFGIDVTSYRVDYGRLAARKDAVVKQLNQGIAFLFKKNKVDLIKGRGYLKGPGRVAVTTAEGAVEDIEAENIILATGSEPALLTSLGYNGSSVVTSNEALAWTEVPGELLIIGGGVIGCEFASLFATLGSKVTIVEMMPTILPMIDVEISRRFSMLLKKAGVEIKTKAQITEVREEGGRVRATLADGQTIEADKVLISIGRRFNTRDLGLEEAGIELGPKGEVIVDEYMRTNVPGIYAVGDITNKVQLAHVASAQGLAAVATIMGRPTKVNYDAVPSCIYTLPEIAGVGLTKEAAEERGFKVKVGKFPFQASGKALCSGETEGMVKIIAEAESDRILGVFIMGPHATELIAEGALAVNKGITAGELAATIHAHPTLSEAVMEAAEAVHGMSIHI, from the coding sequence ATGGGTTACCAGATTGCCATCATCGGCGGCGGGCCCGGGGGCTATGTGGCGGCCATCCGGGCGGCTCAACTGGGAGCTAAAGTGGTGGTAGTCGAGCAGGACGCTTTAGGCGGCACCTGCCTCAACCGCGGCTGTATCCCCACCAAGGCGCTGCTGGCCGGTGCGGCCTTAATTAAAGGTATTCAGGGAGCTGCCGCCTTCGGCATCGACGTAACCTCTTACCGGGTAGACTACGGCCGCCTGGCGGCGCGCAAGGATGCTGTGGTCAAGCAGCTAAATCAGGGAATTGCCTTTTTGTTTAAAAAGAATAAAGTCGATCTCATTAAAGGGCGGGGTTATCTTAAAGGACCCGGGCGAGTGGCGGTGACCACCGCCGAAGGTGCCGTAGAAGACATCGAGGCGGAGAACATAATACTTGCCACCGGTTCGGAACCGGCATTGCTAACTTCCCTGGGCTACAACGGGAGCAGCGTTGTTACCAGCAACGAAGCCCTGGCCTGGACGGAAGTGCCGGGGGAACTCCTCATCATAGGTGGTGGGGTCATCGGATGCGAGTTCGCCAGCCTGTTTGCCACCCTGGGTAGCAAGGTTACCATTGTAGAAATGATGCCCACCATCCTCCCTATGATCGATGTTGAGATATCCCGGCGTTTCAGCATGCTGCTCAAAAAAGCCGGGGTGGAGATTAAGACTAAGGCCCAGATAACGGAAGTCCGCGAAGAAGGTGGCCGGGTGCGGGCCACCTTGGCAGACGGGCAGACCATAGAGGCCGACAAAGTACTTATTTCCATCGGTCGCCGCTTCAATACCCGTGATTTAGGCCTGGAAGAAGCCGGCATCGAACTGGGACCCAAAGGCGAGGTAATCGTCGACGAATATATGCGGACGAACGTCCCCGGAATTTATGCCGTCGGTGACATTACCAATAAGGTACAGCTCGCCCATGTGGCCTCAGCCCAGGGTTTGGCGGCGGTAGCCACCATCATGGGTCGACCCACAAAAGTTAACTACGATGCCGTGCCCAGCTGCATCTATACCCTGCCAGAGATTGCCGGAGTCGGCCTGACTAAAGAAGCAGCTGAAGAAAGGGGCTTCAAGGTCAAGGTAGGCAAATTCCCCTTCCAAGCCAGCGGCAAGGCTTTATGCAGCGGGGAAACGGAAGGCATGGTCAAGATAATTGCCGAGGCAGAAAGTGACCGGATCCTGGGAGTCTTTATCATGGGGCCCCATGCCACCGAGCTCATCGCCGAAGGCGCCCTGGCGGTAAACAAGGGTATTACTGCCGGCGAGCTTGCGGCGACCATCCATGCCCATCCCACCCTGTCTGAAGCGGTAATGGAAGCCGCCGAGGCGGTGCACGGGATGAGCATTCATATTTAA